From the Quercus lobata isolate SW786 chromosome 6, ValleyOak3.0 Primary Assembly, whole genome shotgun sequence genome, one window contains:
- the LOC115949801 gene encoding uncharacterized protein LOC115949801 translates to MAMKLALFVSLMVAALAVPISGAGRMGYLIEIHGTVYCPGNSNTNASGTNKVVFANAEIHVVCDGKAIDYAYTNGNGGFLFAVDYQRYTIPEILKTCKLVVISALTACPKPSPSTGHLESNLKYIGDTTVGGNLKISNIVPVGFHVVP, encoded by the exons ATGGCAATGAAATTAGCTCTCTTTGTTTCCCTTATGGTTGCTGCACTAGCAGTTCCAATCTCTGGAGCCGGACGCATGGGTTACCTTATCGAAATCCACGGCACTGTTTATTGCCCAGGCAACAGCAATACAAATGCCAGTGGTACCAACAAAGTCGTTTTCGCAA ATGCTGAAATACATGTCGTGTGTGATGGAAAAGCGATTGACTATGCCTATACCAATGGCAATGGAGGATTTTTGTTTGCCGTTGATTATCAACGTTATACGATCCCTGAAATATTGAAGACTTGCAAATTAGTGGTTATCTCAGCCCTCACCGCGTGCCCCAAACCATCTCCTTCTACGGGGCACTTGGAATCAAACTTAAAGTACATAGGGGACACTACTGTTGGGGGAAATCTTAAAATTTCCAACATTGTTCCAGTGGGATTTCATGTCGTTCCCTAA
- the LOC115994615 gene encoding uncharacterized protein LOC115994615 → MAMKLALFVSLMVAALAVPISRARRMGHLIEIHGTVYCPGNSNTNASGTNKGIFPVAEIHVVCDGKAILYSYTDASGGFLFTIDYQRYTIPKILKTCKLVVIAALTRCPKPSPSAGHLESNLKYMGDLIVGGDLKVSSIVPVGFHVVP, encoded by the exons atgGCAATGAAATTAGCTCTCTTTGTTTCCCTTATGGTTGCTGCACTAGCAGTTCCAATCTCTAGAGCCCGACGCATGGGTCACCTTATCGAAATCCACGGCACTGTGTATTGCCCAGGCAACAGCAATACAAATGCCAGTGGTACCAACAAAGGCATTTTCCCAG TCGCTGAAATACATGTCGTGTGCGATGGAAAAGCGATTTTGTATTCCTATACCGATGCCAGCGGAGGATTTTTGTTTACCATCGATTATCAACGTTATACGATCCCTAAAATATTGAAGACTTGCAAATTAGTGGTTATCGCAGCCCTCACCAGGTGCCCCAAACCATCTCCTTCTGCGGGGCACTTGGAATCAAACTTAAAGTACATGGGGGACTTAATTGTTGGGGGGGATCTTAAAGTTTCCAGCATTGTTCCAGTGGGATTTCATGTCGTTCCCTAA